Proteins from a single region of Bactrocera neohumeralis isolate Rockhampton unplaced genomic scaffold, APGP_CSIRO_Bneo_wtdbg2-racon-allhic-juicebox.fasta_v2 cluster10, whole genome shotgun sequence:
- the LOC126765355 gene encoding uncharacterized protein LOC126765355: protein MRYIRNFCATSIKKSHCLKMEAPKIKQQTQPKQFQILVDFMKAHPDLSKGSLKTPDAKNTSNNLWKNLVSHLNAAGPPLRDIAGWKKVWADYKIHLKAKMRRNKNNISGTGGGPSLFIPLSQLEQQVSELLSIEESINGMSGTLSFGAATSSMSEVNADPTEQNTQNRELPQCSRLCLNNKSKTKLYSTITRLKC, encoded by the exons ATGCGTTATATTCGTAATTTTTGTGCTACAAGTATAAAGAAGTCGCATTGCTTGAAAAT GGAAGCaccgaaaataaaacaacaaactcaACCAAAGCAATTTCAAATTCTCGTGGATTTCATGAAGGCGCATCCCGATTTATCGAAAGGATCACTAAAAACACCAGACGCCAAAAATACCTCcaataatttatggaaaaatttagtttccCATTTAAACGCAGCTGGGCCACCATTGCGCGACATTGCGGGGTGGAAAAAG GTTTGGGCAGACTATAAGATTCacttaaaggcaaaaatgcgacgaaacaaaaataatatttcgggaACTGGAGGTGGTCCCTCACTTTTCATACCCTTATCACAGTTAGAGCAACAAGTGAGTGAGTTATTGTCAATAGAGGAATCAATAAATGGAATGAGTGGTACTTTGTCATTCGGTGCAGCTACAAGCAGCATGTCGGAGGTAAATGCCGACCCTACCGAACAAAATACACAAAACAGGGAACTACCACAATGCAGCAGACTCTGCTTGAACAACAAGTCGAAAACCAAATTATATTCCACAATAACTCGATTAAAGTGTTAA